One segment of Niabella beijingensis DNA contains the following:
- a CDS encoding Gfo/Idh/MocA family oxidoreductase: MSHPIITGIASFGMSGKLFHAPFINANPHYELRAIVERHKNDSRERYPDSKLYRSFEELIADPEIELVIVNTPVQTHFEYAVKALEAGKNIVVEKPFMVTAAEAETVDGLAREKNLFLSVYQNRRYDGDFRAIKDVVTENMLGELKEVELRYDRYRTGHSGKDHKEGDKPGAGNLHDLGAHLIDQAIQLFGAPEAVFADVFTMRKNMEANDYFEVLLYYPRPFRVRIKGTVFAKESPYPFILQGENGTFLQQRSDLQETKLLEGVVPSIETWITTPEGFDGVLHTTINGEDVRKQTRSEMGNYMDYYEEVYEALRHDRPNPVPASDAILTMKVIDAALQSSSERRVVPLS, translated from the coding sequence ATGAGCCATCCAATTATTACGGGAATCGCATCTTTTGGCATGAGTGGTAAATTATTTCATGCCCCGTTTATCAACGCCAACCCGCACTACGAGCTGAGGGCAATTGTGGAACGGCATAAAAACGATTCCCGTGAACGGTATCCGGATTCAAAATTATACCGCTCTTTTGAAGAGCTTATCGCTGATCCGGAGATCGAACTGGTGATCGTTAACACGCCTGTTCAAACACATTTTGAGTACGCGGTAAAAGCACTTGAGGCCGGAAAAAATATCGTGGTGGAAAAACCGTTCATGGTTACGGCAGCCGAAGCGGAAACGGTAGACGGCCTCGCCAGGGAAAAAAATCTTTTTCTGAGCGTTTATCAGAACCGCAGGTACGATGGTGATTTCCGCGCCATTAAGGATGTAGTGACGGAAAACATGCTGGGCGAACTGAAAGAAGTGGAGCTCCGGTACGACCGCTACCGCACCGGCCACAGTGGCAAGGATCACAAAGAGGGGGATAAACCGGGGGCAGGCAACCTGCACGACCTGGGCGCCCACCTCATCGATCAGGCCATCCAGCTGTTTGGAGCTCCCGAGGCGGTTTTTGCCGATGTGTTCACCATGCGTAAAAACATGGAGGCAAACGATTATTTTGAAGTACTGCTGTATTACCCCCGTCCGTTCCGTGTGCGTATAAAAGGAACCGTTTTTGCAAAAGAATCGCCTTATCCCTTTATTTTACAGGGGGAGAACGGAACCTTCCTGCAACAGCGCTCCGACCTCCAGGAAACAAAGCTGCTGGAGGGCGTTGTTCCTTCCATAGAAACCTGGATCACAACACCGGAAGGTTTTGACGGGGTGCTCCACACCACCATCAACGGGGAAGATGTAAGGAAACAGACCCGGTCCGAGATGGGTAATTATATGGATTACTACGAAGAGGTATATGAAGCCCTGCGCCACGACCGTCCCAACCCGGTACCGGCTTCCGACGCGATCCTTACCATGAAGGTGATTGACGCTGCCCTGCAAAGCAGCAGCGAGCGGAGGGTAGTGCCCCTGAGCTGA
- a CDS encoding arginase family protein, with product MSDHMNIEAFLSPVNLREIAGDESYKPNQIGSSIELHEEFFPDLEHTEVVLIGCGEQRGNGILGAPSAAPDLIRRHFYSLFFWHEGIRIADIGDIRQGASYSDTMAALKTVIAALIEEGKMVIILGGSHDLTLAQYGAYATHKTIIEASVVDAVIDLDMESPFVNDHFLMEMLTGEPNYIRHYNHIGFQSYLVHPGMLQTLDKLKFDFYRVGHVKEDIEQIEPAIRSSQLFSFDINAIANAYAPANQLTPNGLNGEEACILMQYAGMSAAVNTIGIYGYDVKKDRDELTARQIGHMLWYALDGIHRRKKEAALTDKEAFNEYQMIFSEIATTFYQSKKTGRWWMELPGNQLVPCSYKDYLLASKDEIPDRWFRAQQRDISLPGRQ from the coding sequence ATGTCGGATCACATGAATATTGAAGCATTCTTATCGCCGGTGAACCTCCGGGAAATAGCCGGTGACGAAAGTTACAAGCCCAATCAGATCGGCAGCAGCATTGAGCTTCATGAAGAATTTTTTCCGGATCTGGAACATACCGAGGTCGTGCTTATCGGCTGCGGGGAGCAGCGGGGCAACGGAATCCTCGGCGCGCCCAGCGCAGCACCTGATCTGATCCGCAGGCATTTTTATTCCTTGTTCTTCTGGCATGAGGGCATCCGGATAGCGGATATCGGTGATATCCGGCAGGGCGCTTCTTATTCCGACACGATGGCTGCGTTAAAAACCGTGATCGCGGCCTTGATAGAAGAAGGTAAGATGGTGATCATCCTTGGAGGCTCGCATGATCTTACACTGGCACAGTATGGCGCCTACGCCACACACAAAACCATTATCGAGGCCTCCGTGGTGGATGCTGTAATCGATCTGGATATGGAATCGCCGTTTGTCAACGACCATTTTCTGATGGAGATGCTTACCGGGGAGCCCAATTATATCCGTCATTATAATCATATTGGCTTTCAGAGCTACCTGGTACATCCGGGAATGCTGCAGACGCTGGATAAACTGAAATTTGATTTCTACCGGGTAGGGCACGTAAAAGAAGATATCGAACAGATCGAACCGGCTATACGAAGCAGCCAGCTGTTCTCCTTTGATATTAATGCGATCGCCAACGCCTATGCGCCTGCCAACCAGCTTACCCCTAATGGTTTAAATGGTGAAGAAGCCTGTATCCTCATGCAGTACGCCGGAATGAGCGCCGCTGTTAATACCATCGGCATCTATGGATACGATGTAAAAAAAGACCGGGATGAATTGACCGCCCGGCAGATCGGTCATATGCTGTGGTATGCGCTGGATGGCATCCACCGCAGAAAAAAAGAAGCGGCGCTTACCGATAAAGAGGCATTTAACGAGTACCAGATGATCTTCTCTGAAATTGCCACTACTTTTTATCAAAGCAAAAAAACAGGGCGCTGGTGGATGGAGCTTCCCGGTAACCAGCTGGTGCCCTGCAGTTATAAAGACTATCTCCTGGCCTCAAAGGACGAGATCCCCGACCGGTGGTTCCGGGCACAGCAGCGGGACATTTCATTACCAGGCAGGCAATAG
- a CDS encoding DUF3078 domain-containing protein: MRKFLCIALLLNISFCLHAQDETVKKLQADADRKITKDPGDTTKKTWKTGGVFNLNIAQGSLSNWSAGGDKFSLALNSLLSAYAFYEKGKHHWDNTLDLNLGYMNTTSLGTRKNDDRIDLVSKYAYDIGKKWDAGVLFNFRSQMLKGYDYTDSSRTLTSQFLSPAYVLLSPGVTYKPTKDFSIFVSPVTARWTVVMNDSLSSRGAYGVDTGKHVKTEFGAFATLNFFKEFSKSISFKSRADFYSNYLENPQNIDVYWTNLLTMKLGKLFAINYALDLIYDDDARLFGPDGQSARPQIRSMLGIGLSYRFSNR, translated from the coding sequence ATGAGGAAGTTTTTATGTATAGCCCTCCTGTTAAACATTAGCTTTTGTTTGCATGCCCAGGACGAAACCGTTAAAAAATTACAAGCAGATGCCGACCGGAAAATTACAAAAGACCCCGGCGACACCACAAAAAAAACCTGGAAAACCGGCGGCGTTTTTAACCTGAACATAGCGCAGGGATCCCTCAGCAACTGGTCTGCGGGCGGTGACAAATTTTCACTGGCGCTGAATTCATTACTGAGTGCCTATGCCTTTTATGAAAAAGGAAAGCATCATTGGGACAACACACTGGACCTGAATCTGGGGTATATGAATACCACCTCGCTGGGTACCCGGAAAAATGATGACCGTATTGATCTCGTTTCAAAATATGCCTATGATATCGGTAAAAAATGGGATGCGGGTGTGCTGTTCAATTTCCGCTCACAGATGCTGAAAGGGTATGACTATACCGATTCATCAAGAACGCTTACTTCACAATTTCTCTCACCGGCCTACGTATTGCTGAGCCCTGGTGTGACCTATAAGCCCACAAAGGATTTTTCTATATTTGTTTCCCCGGTAACGGCCCGCTGGACAGTGGTGATGAATGATTCACTCTCTTCCCGGGGTGCCTATGGTGTGGATACCGGCAAACATGTAAAAACGGAATTTGGTGCTTTTGCCACCCTTAACTTCTTTAAAGAGTTCAGTAAATCGATTTCGTTCAAGAGCCGCGCGGACTTTTATTCCAACTATCTCGAAAATCCGCAGAATATCGATGTATACTGGACCAACCTGTTGACGATGAAGCTGGGTAAGCTTTTTGCGATCAATTATGCGCTGGACCTGATCTATGATGATGATGCCCGTCTTTTCGGACCTGATGGACAATCAGCGCGGCCACAGATACGATCGATGCTGGGTATCGGACTTTCTTACCGCTTTAGCAACCGATAA
- the trmB gene encoding tRNA (guanosine(46)-N7)-methyltransferase TrmB — protein MAQKKLVRFAELNTFNNVLQFPGDIKGNWKNHFKNEYPLTLELACGKGEYALGLGRLYPARNFIGVDIKGNRLWAGARKALREELDNVAFLRVQIEQLHQYFAPGEVSEIWITFPDPQLRFSKAKKRLTHPRFLRIYKQLLKPDGIIHLKTDSPSLHRFTKEVLEMYQCTVLKDSDDLYKETALPEELRIKTYYESLDIAESNRIHYLAFRLPAVLAGEERDLELKEAIRYELD, from the coding sequence ATGGCACAAAAAAAGCTGGTCCGTTTTGCAGAGCTGAACACATTTAATAATGTGTTGCAGTTTCCCGGCGATATAAAGGGAAACTGGAAGAACCATTTTAAAAATGAATACCCTCTTACCCTGGAACTTGCCTGTGGAAAAGGAGAATATGCGCTTGGTCTGGGGCGTCTGTACCCCGCCAGGAATTTTATCGGGGTGGATATAAAAGGAAACCGGTTATGGGCCGGGGCAAGAAAAGCGCTCCGGGAAGAGCTGGATAATGTGGCCTTTCTGAGAGTGCAGATCGAACAGTTGCACCAGTATTTTGCTCCCGGAGAAGTGAGTGAGATCTGGATCACCTTTCCGGACCCGCAGCTGCGTTTTTCAAAGGCAAAAAAAAGACTGACCCATCCGCGCTTTTTAAGGATCTACAAACAGCTGCTAAAGCCCGATGGTATCATTCACCTCAAAACCGACAGTCCCAGCCTGCACCGTTTCACAAAAGAAGTACTGGAAATGTATCAATGCACGGTTTTAAAGGACAGTGATGATCTTTATAAAGAAACAGCGCTTCCCGAAGAACTGAGGATAAAGACCTATTATGAAAGTCTGGATATAGCGGAAAGCAACCGGATCCATTACCTTGCCTTCCGGCTGCCGGCAGTGCTTGCCGGGGAAGAAAGAGACCTGGAGTTAAAAGAAGCGATCCGGTATGAGCTTGACTGA
- a CDS encoding DUF5522 domain-containing protein, producing MNEDGKLVFTAKYHLQRGYCCSNGCLHCPYDYENVPEPKKTQLLNEREKKQRQPPGT from the coding sequence ATGAATGAGGATGGTAAACTGGTATTTACCGCCAAGTATCATTTACAACGGGGTTATTGCTGCAGCAACGGCTGTTTGCATTGCCCGTATGATTATGAAAATGTTCCTGAACCCAAAAAAACACAGTTGCTGAATGAGCGTGAAAAAAAACAGCGGCAGCCGCCCGGGACTTAA
- a CDS encoding MGMT family protein produces the protein MSVKKNSGSRPGLKALRPSGKTEESIFDLIYEIARQIPKGRVTSYGAIAKAIGSGKSARMVGWAMSNAGRVKPKIPAHRVVNSTGLLSGKHAFKTPTQMQELLEKEGVKIKNDKVVDFKTRFWDPLAELI, from the coding sequence ATGAGCGTGAAAAAAAACAGCGGCAGCCGCCCGGGACTTAAGGCCCTCCGGCCTTCGGGTAAAACGGAAGAAAGTATTTTTGACCTGATCTACGAGATCGCACGCCAGATCCCCAAGGGAAGGGTAACTTCCTACGGAGCGATTGCCAAAGCGATCGGTTCGGGAAAATCGGCAAGGATGGTGGGCTGGGCCATGAGCAATGCCGGAAGGGTAAAACCCAAAATTCCCGCGCATCGTGTGGTGAACAGTACGGGCCTGCTTTCCGGCAAACATGCTTTTAAAACCCCCACGCAGATGCAGGAACTGCTGGAGAAAGAAGGGGTGAAAATAAAAAATGATAAGGTTGTGGATTTTAAAACCCGGTTCTGGGATCCGCTGGCCGAGCTGATTTAA
- a CDS encoding Gfo/Idh/MocA family oxidoreductase, whose amino-acid sequence MSTTRRTFIQQTALATTGVALSGLFTKVNASSYNRIIGANGKVNLAHIGIGNRGAEIIGDFAKTNLANVVALCDVDMGAKHTQATIAKFPNATQFQDFRKMYDKMAQSIDAVTIAVPDFAHFPITVHSMALGKHVYVEKPMARTFHEVELMIKAAKKYPNVVTQMGNQGHSEANYFQFKAWVEAGIIKDVTAITAHMNSPRRWHGWDTNIKKFPVAEPIPETLDWDTWLSSQLYHDFNKDFHYGQWRCWYDFGMGALGDWGAHILDTAHQFLDLGLPEEVNPLKLEGHNDYFYPMSSTIEFKFPKRKKMPPVVITWYDGINNQPKLPEGFGISELDSSIPTVGGKQIQAAKLNPGKEIYSKTLTFKGGSHASTLSIIPSEKAKEMESKLPEVPKSPSNHFANFLLACQGKEKTRSPFEIAGPLSQVFCLGVMAQRLNQPIKFDRATKRITNNAFADAFLTGIPPRKGWEDYYKI is encoded by the coding sequence ATGAGTACAACAAGAAGAACGTTTATACAGCAGACCGCACTGGCAACAACAGGTGTGGCGCTCAGCGGGTTGTTTACAAAAGTGAACGCCTCCAGCTACAACCGCATCATCGGCGCGAACGGCAAAGTGAACCTGGCACATATCGGTATTGGTAACCGGGGTGCAGAAATTATCGGGGATTTTGCAAAGACCAACCTGGCGAATGTGGTGGCCTTATGTGATGTGGATATGGGAGCCAAACACACACAGGCAACGATTGCCAAATTTCCCAATGCCACACAGTTCCAGGATTTCAGGAAGATGTATGATAAAATGGCGCAATCCATAGATGCAGTGACCATTGCTGTGCCTGATTTTGCGCACTTCCCCATTACGGTGCATTCCATGGCATTGGGGAAGCATGTGTATGTAGAAAAACCAATGGCCCGCACCTTTCATGAAGTGGAGCTGATGATAAAGGCCGCAAAGAAATACCCGAATGTGGTCACCCAAATGGGTAACCAGGGACATTCGGAAGCCAATTATTTTCAATTCAAGGCATGGGTGGAAGCCGGGATCATTAAGGACGTTACAGCCATCACGGCACATATGAACAGTCCCCGGCGCTGGCACGGATGGGATACCAACATAAAAAAATTCCCGGTAGCTGAGCCGATTCCGGAAACCCTTGACTGGGATACCTGGTTATCGTCCCAGCTTTACCACGATTTTAATAAAGACTTTCATTATGGCCAATGGCGCTGCTGGTACGACTTTGGTATGGGAGCACTGGGCGACTGGGGCGCACATATTTTAGACACAGCGCACCAGTTTCTGGACCTGGGGCTGCCGGAAGAAGTAAATCCGCTGAAACTGGAAGGGCATAACGACTATTTTTATCCTATGTCCAGCACCATCGAGTTTAAGTTCCCCAAACGGAAAAAAATGCCGCCGGTGGTGATCACCTGGTATGATGGTATTAATAATCAACCCAAACTTCCGGAAGGATTTGGTATTTCAGAACTGGACTCCAGCATTCCTACAGTAGGAGGCAAACAGATCCAGGCAGCAAAGCTGAACCCGGGTAAGGAGATCTACAGCAAAACGCTTACATTCAAAGGCGGGTCCCACGCCAGCACGCTGAGCATTATTCCTTCAGAAAAAGCAAAGGAGATGGAGTCCAAACTGCCGGAAGTGCCCAAGAGCCCGTCCAATCATTTTGCCAACTTCCTGCTGGCCTGTCAGGGCAAAGAGAAAACCCGGTCGCCTTTTGAAATAGCCGGCCCGCTAAGCCAGGTATTTTGCCTGGGGGTAATGGCGCAGCGACTAAACCAGCCAATTAAATTTGACCGGGCTACAAAAAGGATTACCAATAATGCATTTGCTGATGCCTTTTTAACAGGCATACCTCCCCGTAAGGGATGGGAGGATTATTATAAGATATAA
- a CDS encoding PLP-dependent aminotransferase family protein: MSSPVELPYKTIIPLDRDSSTPVYLQVVHQVINAIQRGFLPGGQQLPGTRAMSLYLGIHRKTVVAAYEELDAQGWITTLPNKGTFVKPASGRSAGRKKLDMVTLTGYPSSTGFHFERNNILDVVQEEQGHSHLFTDGQPDYRLSPTDQLARYYTATLRRKVNRKHLGYNTLPGSPFFKAQLSNFLNSTRGLHISPKNILVTRGMEMSMYVAARTLINAGDTVLVGTPGYYSANMAFQQSGAQLKIVPVDEEGIIVDAVERICKKQPVRLLYLTPHHHYPTTVVLSAQRRIALLKLSAAYGFIILEDDYEYDFHYQSSPILPLASADTEGMVVYLGSFGKTLAPGFRAGFLIAPDNLIAEMQKVQAIIDRQGDMIMEQVLGELIAEGEIHRHLKKTQKIYQARRDHFCGLLQEQLGTALQFFPPPGGLAVWTRWDKAVSLLRVSKACAAMDLQLPRHLLYQTNQLSAMRLGFGNFTAPEALLVLNKLKQAVEQVLER; the protein is encoded by the coding sequence ATGAGTAGTCCGGTTGAATTACCATATAAAACCATTATCCCTCTCGACAGGGACAGCAGTACTCCGGTTTATCTTCAGGTAGTGCACCAGGTGATCAATGCCATCCAGCGGGGATTCTTACCCGGCGGGCAGCAGTTGCCCGGAACCCGGGCCATGAGCCTTTATCTCGGCATTCACCGGAAAACCGTGGTAGCTGCCTATGAAGAACTGGATGCCCAGGGCTGGATCACGACGCTTCCGAATAAAGGTACTTTTGTAAAACCGGCCTCCGGCCGGAGTGCCGGAAGGAAAAAGCTGGATATGGTCACTCTCACCGGCTACCCCTCCAGTACCGGTTTTCATTTTGAACGGAACAATATTCTGGATGTAGTGCAGGAAGAACAGGGGCACTCCCATTTGTTTACAGACGGACAACCGGACTATCGCCTTTCGCCCACCGACCAGCTGGCGCGCTATTATACGGCCACCTTACGCAGGAAAGTGAACCGGAAGCACCTGGGCTATAACACACTCCCGGGCAGCCCTTTTTTTAAAGCCCAGCTTTCTAATTTTTTAAACAGCACCCGCGGACTGCATATTTCTCCGAAAAACATCCTGGTGACACGCGGAATGGAAATGAGTATGTATGTGGCCGCCCGGACCTTAATAAACGCGGGGGATACCGTGCTGGTAGGCACACCGGGATATTACAGTGCAAACATGGCCTTTCAGCAGTCGGGCGCGCAGCTGAAGATCGTTCCGGTAGATGAGGAAGGGATCATCGTGGATGCAGTGGAGCGCATCTGCAAAAAACAACCTGTACGCTTGTTGTACCTGACCCCCCATCACCATTATCCTACTACAGTAGTGCTGAGCGCACAGCGCAGGATAGCGCTGCTGAAGCTGTCAGCGGCCTACGGTTTTATTATCCTGGAAGACGATTACGAATATGATTTTCATTATCAGAGCAGTCCGATCCTTCCCCTGGCCAGTGCGGATACTGAAGGCATGGTGGTTTACCTGGGTTCATTCGGCAAAACACTGGCTCCCGGCTTTCGCGCAGGATTTCTGATCGCCCCGGATAACCTGATTGCAGAAATGCAAAAAGTACAGGCCATCATCGACCGGCAGGGAGACATGATCATGGAGCAGGTACTGGGTGAACTCATCGCCGAAGGCGAGATCCACCGGCATTTAAAAAAGACCCAGAAGATCTATCAGGCCAGAAGAGATCATTTCTGCGGATTGTTACAGGAACAACTGGGAACCGCACTGCAGTTTTTCCCGCCGCCGGGCGGGCTCGCTGTATGGACCCGATGGGATAAGGCGGTCAGCCTGCTACGTGTAAGCAAGGCCTGCGCAGCCATGGATCTGCAATTGCCGCGGCATCTTCTTTACCAGACCAACCAGCTCAGCGCCATGCGCCTGGGTTTTGGGAATTTTACAGCTCCGGAAGCCTTATTAGTGCTGAATAAGCTGAAACAGGCTGTAGAGCAGGTACTGGAACGCTGA
- the bioB gene encoding biotin synthase BioB: protein MEAVKTIRNDWTAEEVAAIYHRPLMELVYQAATVHREWHAADAVQVCTLLSVKTGGCPEDCAYCGQAARYQTGITVQALLPEETVVQQAKKARAAGATRFCMAAAWRKVRDNKDFDRVLNMVKAVSELGLEVCCTLGMVTEAQAVRLQQAGLYAYNHNLDVSENFYSEIISTRTYQDRLDTLHAVRKAGLSVCCGGIIGMGETAEDRIGLLTTLATLPEHPESVPVNALARVAGTPLEGQPKVDTWELVRMIATARILMPAAMVRLSAGRVEMTEEAQAFCFMAGANSIFTGEREVLLVTPNPSVNEDLQLLERLGLKPLQPNPRALSADGTPLN from the coding sequence ATGGAAGCTGTAAAAACAATACGGAATGACTGGACCGCCGAAGAGGTTGCAGCAATCTATCACCGGCCGCTGATGGAGCTGGTATACCAGGCTGCTACTGTACACCGGGAATGGCACGCGGCCGACGCTGTGCAGGTGTGCACCCTGTTGTCCGTTAAAACCGGCGGCTGCCCGGAAGACTGCGCTTATTGCGGGCAGGCAGCGCGTTACCAGACCGGCATTACGGTTCAGGCCTTATTGCCGGAAGAAACAGTGGTGCAGCAGGCAAAAAAAGCCAGGGCCGCCGGCGCCACCCGCTTTTGTATGGCAGCGGCCTGGAGGAAAGTACGGGATAACAAGGATTTTGACCGGGTGCTGAACATGGTGAAGGCCGTAAGTGAACTGGGACTGGAAGTGTGCTGCACACTGGGAATGGTAACAGAAGCGCAGGCCGTCCGTTTACAGCAAGCGGGGTTGTATGCCTACAATCATAACCTGGATGTTTCAGAAAATTTTTACAGCGAGATCATCAGTACCCGCACCTACCAGGACCGGCTGGATACCCTGCACGCGGTGCGGAAGGCCGGGCTCTCGGTATGTTGCGGCGGCATCATCGGTATGGGCGAAACAGCTGAAGACCGTATCGGTCTGCTGACCACACTGGCCACATTACCGGAGCATCCGGAATCGGTACCGGTCAATGCCCTGGCGCGGGTGGCGGGAACGCCACTGGAAGGTCAGCCTAAAGTGGACACCTGGGAGCTGGTACGCATGATCGCTACAGCCCGGATCCTGATGCCGGCCGCAATGGTGCGGTTAAGCGCCGGCCGCGTGGAAATGACCGAGGAAGCGCAGGCGTTTTGCTTTATGGCCGGGGCCAATTCTATTTTTACGGGTGAAAGAGAAGTATTGCTGGTAACCCCCAACCCTTCTGTAAATGAGGACCTGCAACTACTGGAGCGGCTGGGCCTAAAACCATTGCAACCAAACCCGCGAGCGTTGTCAGCCGACGGAACACCATTAAATTAA
- a CDS encoding TonB-dependent receptor plug domain-containing protein has protein sequence MKRTALILLTLTVFINQNSRAQDTLLDPVTVTSSLVEKRSSETGRNITIISGETMAGLPVHSVDELLKYIPGVEAQMRGPQGSQTDISIRGGTFQQVLVILDGLRLNDPNTGHFTGYIPISPAEIDRIEVLKGASSAVYGSDAVGGVINIITKAFNKNMQTRKQQVSAQVAAGEYGLFNADAGGFYQNDKINVGAGLLTNNATGVAQRGIRGYFHNTAASAGLMVKLNPYWNLALRTAYDNRDFAAQNFYTTSASDTASEKIASWWNQARLQYQKGNTQLSADAGYKDMEDQYAFNPSAVANSNKSQLFQALATWQQRFSEQTQLVTGFNFQNREIRSNDRGNHSLNTAAPFVALIQQVGPHFTLNPSLRMELYGSLPAEWVPQLTASYKLNDLQLRASGGKTIRNADFTELYNNYNKTGVTGGSIGNPALQAERSWTYEAGLDWFCGSNLKISTSFFQRFHTGLIDWVNTPYAGMPRKENLIRDSSYALAKNVAAITTSGWEADAAYTRQFTDRQSLRLNGGFVWLYSRSSEPNPSFYILSHARFLANGMLTYTAGPVSISFTGIYKTRNPQAKTSIDAVITKDYFLLNGRASYSFLNDLFTAFIQADNLLDRQYSDLLGAPMPGRWMQGGLRFRFQK, from the coding sequence ATGAAAAGAACAGCATTGATTTTATTGACGCTTACCGTGTTTATAAACCAGAACAGCCGGGCACAGGATACATTGCTTGACCCGGTAACCGTTACCTCTTCCCTGGTGGAGAAGAGAAGCTCCGAAACAGGAAGGAATATCACCATCATCAGCGGGGAAACGATGGCCGGTCTGCCGGTACATTCCGTTGACGAGCTGCTGAAATATATACCGGGAGTAGAAGCGCAGATGCGCGGACCACAGGGATCGCAGACCGACATATCCATACGCGGCGGCACCTTTCAGCAGGTGCTGGTGATCCTGGACGGATTGCGGCTGAATGACCCGAATACCGGGCATTTTACGGGGTATATTCCCATCAGTCCTGCGGAGATCGACCGGATCGAAGTACTGAAAGGGGCTTCATCGGCTGTGTACGGCTCCGATGCGGTGGGGGGTGTCATCAATATCATTACCAAGGCCTTTAATAAAAACATGCAGACCCGGAAACAGCAGGTGAGTGCACAGGTTGCAGCGGGAGAATATGGTCTGTTCAATGCAGATGCGGGGGGATTTTATCAGAATGATAAAATTAATGTGGGAGCAGGGCTCCTGACCAACAATGCCACCGGTGTTGCCCAGCGCGGGATCCGGGGCTATTTTCATAATACGGCGGCATCAGCCGGATTAATGGTAAAACTGAATCCTTACTGGAACCTGGCATTGCGGACGGCCTATGATAACCGGGATTTTGCCGCGCAGAATTTTTATACTACTTCGGCTTCCGACACGGCATCGGAAAAAATTGCTTCCTGGTGGAACCAGGCACGGCTGCAGTATCAGAAAGGGAACACACAACTAAGTGCAGACGCTGGATATAAAGACATGGAAGATCAGTATGCCTTTAATCCTTCCGCTGTAGCCAATAGTAATAAATCGCAATTGTTTCAGGCGCTGGCTACCTGGCAACAACGTTTTTCGGAGCAGACACAGCTGGTGACCGGGTTCAATTTCCAGAACCGGGAGATCCGCTCCAACGACCGCGGCAACCATAGTTTAAACACTGCGGCCCCTTTTGTCGCGCTGATCCAGCAGGTAGGCCCGCATTTTACCCTCAATCCATCTTTAAGGATGGAGCTGTATGGTTCGCTGCCCGCTGAATGGGTACCCCAGCTTACGGCCTCTTATAAACTGAACGACCTTCAGCTGCGCGCCAGCGGCGGAAAAACCATACGCAATGCGGACTTTACCGAACTATACAACAATTACAATAAAACGGGTGTAACAGGCGGAAGCATCGGAAACCCTGCCCTGCAGGCAGAACGGTCCTGGACCTATGAGGCTGGGCTGGACTGGTTCTGCGGGTCGAACCTGAAGATCTCTACCAGCTTTTTCCAGCGCTTCCATACCGGGCTGATCGATTGGGTGAATACACCTTATGCCGGCATGCCCCGTAAAGAAAATCTGATAAGGGACAGCAGCTATGCACTGGCAAAGAATGTTGCTGCAATAACCACCTCCGGGTGGGAAGCGGATGCAGCTTATACCCGGCAGTTTACAGACCGGCAGTCGCTGCGGCTGAACGGCGGTTTTGTATGGCTGTACAGCAGGAGTAGTGAGCCCAATCCTTCTTTTTATATTTTATCGCATGCCCGGTTCCTGGCCAATGGAATGCTGACCTATACTGCAGGGCCGGTCTCCATAAGTTTTACCGGGATCTATAAAACCCGGAACCCACAGGCGAAAACCAGTATTGATGCGGTTATAACAAAAGACTATTTCCTGCTGAACGGAAGGGCTTCCTACAGTTTCCTGAATGACCTGTTTACCGCATTTATACAGGCAGACAATCTTCTTGACCGGCAATACAGTGATCTGCTGGGTGCGCCCATGCCGGGACGATGGATGCAGGGCGGACTGCGTTTCCGGTTCCAGAAGTAA